In Mycobacterium sp. Aquia_213, the sequence ACGCCGGCGGCACCCTCACCGACTCCGGCACCCTCAACGTGAATGGTGGCCTCCAGGTCTTTGGCGCCCTGGACGTGGACAGCGGCGGGGTTGTCAACGATGCCGGCTCATTCTCGGTGGGTCTCAACGGCAGCCTGACCGTCGAGAATGGCGGCATTTTCACGGTCGACAACAACGGCTTCCTGCTCAGCAACTCGGGCACCATCACCGATTCCGGCGCGATGTTTGTCGACAATGGCGGCAACGTGGGCTTTGCCAATACCGGCTTTAACGTTACCGATGGCGGCGCGCTAACCATTCAGTCCGGCGGCGCGTTCAGCGACAACGGCACCATGACAGTGAGCTCTGGCGGCACGGTGACGAACTCCGGCGCATTGACAGTCCAGCAGGGCGCCACGCTGACCGACGCCGGCAACCTGACCATCGCCGGCAGCGGCACTCTCACGGACGGGGGCACCGTCACCGTCGACTCCGCCGGCACCGTCACCCTCAACGGCACCAGCACTTTGACCGTCGGCAACGCCGGCACCCTGATGGTCAACGACGGTGCGCACGTGACCGTCAATATCGGCGCCACCCTGCCCATCCAGCAAGGGGGCATTTTGACCATCGGCCCCAACGAGGCCATCACCCTCGGCCCGGGTGGCTCGGCCGGGCCTCAGGGGCTTGTCGGCACTGCCTATATCGCACCGGCGGTACCGACGCCCCCCACGGATCCGGCCCTCAGCGCGCTGGCGTCACCGGGTCTGGCGGGAACCTCGGGAACCTCGGGACTCTCAGGAATCCATGTCGATACGGACGCGCTACGGAACCCAATCTGGGATGCCCTTTTGGACGACCTGTTATTTGCCGCTGACTAGCGTTGCGGCACAAGTTGATTCGACAAGGCTGCCTTACTGTGGCGTCGCGTTGTCGTCATACTCGACGATCTCGCCGCGCAGCGCGTCGAAGATCGCCTTGCCCTGCGACACGAGCCCACTGGCCACCTGGCTAAGGCCGTCAGCCCCGTTGAGCACGGTGAGGTTCGCACCGGCGAGCCCGGCCGCGGCCCGCTCCACGATGTCGGGCAGCTGGTCGATCAGTGCCTTGTCCAAGGCCACCCGGTTGTGCGACGCCGCCGCCTCGGCCAGGATCTTCATCCTCTCGGCGTCGGCGACGGCCAGGATCCGGACCCGCTCGGCCTCGGCCTCCGCGGGCTTGACCACCTCGGCGACCAGTTCTTGCTGGCGCAGTTCGGCGGCGCGTTGGGCCAGTTCGGTGCGCATCGCCAGCACCTCGCGCTGGGCCTCCGCCTCGGCCAGCGGGCCCGACTGGGCGGCCTCCGCCTGGGCCTTGTCGACCTCGGCCTTGTATTGCGCCTTGACAACCGCGGTCTGACGGGCGAATTCGGCCTGCTGGCGCTGGGACTCCTGCTCGGCTTCCGCGGCTTTCTGGTTCGCCTGGGCCTGCGCGATCTGCGCCATCTGCTGGATGGCCGCGTTGTGCGGCGCCGACATCGCGTTGATGTAGCCCAGGCCGTCGTCGTCGATGGACTGGATCTGCAGCGCGTCGACGGCCAGCCCGATCCGGGCCATCTCCTCCTTGGAGCCGTCGAGGACCTCGGTGGCCAGCTTCTGGCGTTCCCGGATGATCTGCTCGACGGTCATCGACCCGATGATCGACCGGAGGTGACCGGCGAAGATCCGGCCGGTCAGTACCGACATCTGATCCTGCTCGGACAAAAATCGCTGGGCGGCGCTGATGATGCTCTCGGTGTCGTTGCCGACCTTGAAGGCGATCACCGCCCGGACGTTGAGGGTGATTCCTTGTTGCGTGACGCACTTTTCGGCGACCTCGGACTCGCACATGGCCAGGGTCAAAAAGCGCGCCTTGCGGAAGAACGGGAGGACGAAGGCGCCGTGGCCGGTCACCACCCGGAACGGGGCGTCGCCCTTGGCTTTGGCACCGGAGATCAGCATCGCCTCGTCCGGCGCGGGCACCCTATAACCGAGCATTTCTTGGACTCCTTAGGTTTTGGTGTTGTGTAACAGGGGATTTCACTCGTTCCAAGGCTCGACCACCACCGTCCGCCCGCCCCGGGTCTCGACCACCAGGACCTTGCTGCCCTTCGGTAGTGGGTCGTCGGACCAGGCCAGGAAGGTCTCCTTGGACCCCCGCACGGTCACCAACACCTCGCCGGCGCCACGGTCGCCGCGGGTCGCCACGACCAGCTTCCCCACACAACCGATTGCCAAGGCGTCGCTCACGATCGCATATTCCTCCATCGACGGGTTCCAGCGTCGAGTTTCGGCACGTTTGCCGCAAGGATAGACGCCGGCGTCACACTGCCGGACAAGATGCATATGAAACCTTTCGCTGGGTGCCGACGCCTTGCCAAATCCCCTGTTATCCAGGCTTTTTCCGGCCAGCCCAGCCTCTGACCGCGGTCTTGGCGGATTCTCAAAGAATCCTTGGTGCCGCTTCCAAGGATTCTTAGAGGGCCATGGTCGAGCCTTTCCTCATGCACCTGAATCGCTAGGCGCAGATGAGCAAAGGAGCCCATCATGATCACGACCAAGCTTGGCGTCGTGGCCGGAAAGGCCGCCCGGACTATCGGTCTCGCAGTCTTCGCTGTCGGTCTCACACTCGGTTTCGCGACGGGGTTGGCGCACGCCGACGACACCACCACCGGTGGGATGTACGGCGACCCGACCGCGGCCGCCGCGTTCTGGCGGCCCCAGACCTATGACGACTGCGCGCTGATGGCTGCTGCCGACGTGATCGGCGAGGCCACCGGCCACCAGGTCTCGGAGCAGGAGATCATCGCGCTGGCCCAGAAGCTGCCGAGCCAGACCCACCCCGGGTCGATCTACACCGTGCCCAAGGACACCAACGACCCGAACAGCGGCCAAGGCACCAGCCCCAACGACCTTCCGCTGCTGCTGGCGCACTACGGCGTCGCCGCCACGTTGACCAACACGAGCGATGCGCCGACGACCGGTGTCGCAACCGGCATGGCCGCACTCAAGCGGTATCTGGCCGGCGGCCGGAAGGTGATCGTCGAGGTGAACGGGGAACTGATCTGGGGTCAGCCGGTGGACGCCAAGGACCGCAACGGCGAGCCGACCTCCGACCACGCGGTCGTCGTCACCGGCGTCGACGTGGTCAACGGCAAGGTGCACATGAACGACAGCGGCGCCTCCGACGGCGCGGACGAGACGGTTTCCCTCGAGGTCTTCGCCAAGGCCTGGGCCACCAGCGACGACGAGATGATCGTCACCGACGCAACCCGCTAGACCCAGTAGGGAACCCGGGCGCGGTACTGGCGCATCGCGAACGCCGCCAGGATCCAGCCGACGACGGTCAGCACCAGCACCACCGTCCAGTGCCGCATCTCCTGGTGGGCGCCCAGCAGCGGCGCCCGCACGATGTCGAGATAGTGCAGCAGCGGGTTGAGTTCCACGATGCTCGACCAGCGTCCGGCGCCCTGCTGCCGCAACGTGTCGTCGTTCCAGATGATCGGCGTCATGAAGAACAGCAGCTGCACGATCGAAAACAGCAGGGGACCGATGTCGCGGTAGCGCGTCGCCAGGATGCCGAAGCACAGCGACACCCAGATGCAATTGAGCACGATCAACGCCAGCGCCGGAATCACCGACAGATCGGCCCATGACCACGGTTTGGGATAGATGATCGCGACGACGAGATAGATGACGATGTTGTGGGCGAACAGGATGAATTGCCGCCACACCAGCCGGTAGACGTGCACGCTCAACGGCGTCGGCAATTGTTTGATCAGGCCCTCGTTGGCGACGAACACGTCGGCACCTTCCAGGATGGCCGCGTTGATCAGGTTCCAGATGATCAGGCCGAGCGTGACATACGGCAGATGCACCGACAGGTCGAGGTGAAACAGCTTCGAATACAGCCCGCCCATCGCGACGGCCGTGGTCCCGGTCGCGATGGTGATCCAGAACGGGCCCAGCACCGAGCGGCGGTACCGCTGCTTGATGTCCTGCCAGCCCAGGTGCAGCCACAGCTCCCGGCGGCGAAATCCGTCGACCAGGTCGCCGCGGGCCCGGGTGAAGGTCCGCGACTGTGCGGCGGCATCGATGAAAGTCATCCAGATCCTCCAGGCTTGCCGAACTGCTCACGACGTCCCAAGCGGCGCAACCGAATCCACTCCAGCAGGCCTCGGGGGTCGCGCTGGGATATCAAGAAGAACCAACCGAACCGAACCCACTCCTGGACCAGCAGCTTGCGCAGACCCGGCTGGGACAACAGATAGCCGCGGTTGCGGTAGGTGTAGAACCGCTTCGTCGGGCTGTCGGGATACTGCGTGTGCATCCGGCCGCCCAGGATCGGCTTGAACTCGTCGGATCCGCAGGGATGCAGGTAGATCGTGTCCAGGCAGGTCCCGAACGGCAGCCCGGAGCGCACCAGCCGGCGGTGCAATTCGACCTCGTCGCCGCGGATGAACAGCCGCATGTCCGGGACGCCGACCGCGTCCAGGGTGGACGCCCGGAACAACGCGCCGTTGAACAGCGACGCGATCCCGGGCAGCAGATCCTGCCCCGGTTCGGTGCGCAATTCGCTTGCGCGCCTACGCCATACCAGGCCACGCCGCAGCGGGAAGGCCAGCCGCTCCGGGTCGTCCAGGTCACATACCATCGGCGACACCTCGGCCAGGCCGTGCTTCTCGGCGCAGCCCAACAGCGTGGCCAGCACCCGCGAGTCCTGCGGGCGACCGTCGTCGTCGGCCAGCCACACCCAGTCGGCGCCGCCGGCCAGCGCGTGCAGCATGCCCAACGCGAAACCGCCTGCGCCGCCCAGGTTTCGGCTCGACGCCAGGTAGGTGGTCGAGATCGGCTGCGCGGCAACCAGGTCGCGGATCCGGCCATCCGCGCCGCCGTCGTTGTCGACGACGATCAGGTGATCGGGCAGTCGGGTCTGTGCGCTCAGCATGTCCAGCGACTTGGCGAGTTCGTCGGGTCGCCGGTGGGTGACCACGACGGCGAAGATGGACTCACTCATCCCCGGAAGCGCTTTGCGCCAGCGGTTTATCGGCCTGAATCTGCAGCCGGGTTTCTTCCAGCACCTCGCGGACATGACGCGCGGCGTCTTCGCCCTCGTACGCGCGCACCACGTCTTCGATGCCGCCGGTCTGGCGGATGACGCCGTGGTCGATCCACATCGCGGTCTTGCACAGCCGGGCCAGGAATTCGTTGGAATGGCTGGCGAACACCAGGATTCCGGACCGTTCCACCAGGCCCTGCAATCGCGACTGGGCCTTCTTCAGGAAGTCGGCGTCCACGGCGCCGATGCCCTCGTCGAGCAGCAGGATCTCGGGGTCGATGCTGGTGACCACGCCCATCGCCAGCCGCACCCGCATCCCGGTGGAATACGTCCGCAGCGGCATCGACAGGTAGTCCCCGAGCTCGGTGAACTCGGCGATCTCGTCGACCTTGGCCAGCATCTGCTTTCGGGTCTGACCGAGAAACAGGCCGCGGATGATGATGTTTTCGTAGCCGGAGATCTCGGGGTCCATCCCGACGCCGAGGTCGAACACCGGCGCGACCCGGCCGGTGACCTTCGCCCAGCCCCGGGTGGGTTCGTAGATGCCCGAAAGTAGGCGCAGCAGAGTCGATTTCCCGGCCCCGTTGTGGCCGACCAGGCCGACGCGGTCGCCCAACTCGAGTGACATCGTGATGTCCCGCAACGCCTCGACGACGACGACGTTGGAGTTGTTGCGGCCGATCGTGCCGCCCGCCTTGCCGAGGAAGGCCTTCTTCAACGATCGCGACTTGGCGTCGAAGATGGGAAATTCCACCCAAGCGTTGCTGGTCTCGATATGAGGACCGCGAGGACCGGACACTGACGCCTTCGCCTACAGGTATTGCCCGGTGCCCGAGCCCGGTCCGTGGCCCGGTCGTACGGTTCCGGGGGGCAGGGCTCCTTGGCGCATCTGTTCGAGCTGCGCGCGGGCGGCCATCTGCTGGGCGAACAGTGCGGTCTGGATGCCATGGAACAGCCCCTCGAGCCAGCCGACCAGCTGGGCCTGGGCGATACGCAACTCGGCGTCTGACGGCTCGGCGTCCTCGTTGAACGGCAGGGTGAGGCGGTCGAGCTCCTCGCGAAGTTCCGGCGCGAGACCCTCTTCCAGCTCGCGGATGCTTTTGGCGTGGATGTCGCGCAGCCGCTTGCGGCTGGCATCGTCGAGCGGTGCCGCACGCACCTCTTCGAGCAGTTGCTTGATCATGGTGCCGATGCGCATCACCTTGGCGGGCTGCTCGATGAGATCGGTCACGGAGCGCTCGTCGGAATCGTCGTCGTCGGCTGCCTCGCGAATGGCCATGATCCGCGGGTCGACACCGCCGATGATCTCGACGCCGTCGTCGTCGTTGCCGTTAGTCAATCCGGTCACCATCCTCTTGTACGTCTATGGGCGGGGCGGGGTGGCATTTCCGCGCCATTCGTAAATTCTGGCCCCGCCGTTGTCGTAGATCAGCGCCCACGACTTCGACTTTTCCAGCGACACTAGTCCGTCGGGCACGGCGAACCCGCGAACCGTGGGCGAGCTGGTGTAGATGTACCGGATATTGAGCGCCTTGATCGCCTCGACCACCCTCGGGTCGGAATCGCCGCGGCGAGCGAAGGCCCAGATGATGTAGCGCTCGGGTCCCGGCCCGGTCTGCTGCGGATAGTCGTAGTGGGTCCACAGCGGATGCAGGTCGGCCACCGCGTACATCCAGGCCGTGCCGTCGGTATTGGCATTGCCGATCAGGGTGTCGTGTGCGCCCGGCAGTTTCGCCAGATACGCCATGGCCATCAGATCGCGCTGGTCGATCATCACCGAGTCGTATTTATCGCCGAACAGCACGATGTGGCGATACAGATAGTGCCGGCCGATGAACACCGTCGAGAACACCAGCAGCACCGCGGTGGCCGACGCCCAGATCGGCGTGGGCAACCGTTTGAACCGGCCGGTGATTCGTTTGGCGATCGCTACCAACAGCACGACCGCGCCGAACAGCGCGATGGCCGCCATCGGCGTCACCAGCATCGTCACCACAGAGGTGAGCCGGCGCGGATCGTTGTAGAAGAACGTGCTCAGCCCTTCGATGGCGGCGCCGAGCGGGTTGTGAAACGGTGCGCCCGAATAGATGGTCGCCACGGTCAGCACCAGCCAGACCGCCACGGGCCACCAGATGCGCTTGTACAGCAGATACGCCATGCCGAGGTAGACCAGCGCGACCAGGCCGTATTGGGTCGGGAAATCGTTGAGGTGGCGGGTGTGCAGCAGCAACGCATCGATGACGCCCTGCTTGACGCTCTTGAAGCTGGGGAAGGCGTGCCCGGCGATGATGTCGGCCTGTCTGAGCACCCCGATGAATTGCGGCGCCAGGATCAGCGCCGTCGGCGCCGCGACGGCAGCCAGGATCCCGACATCGGGCAGCCGGCCCCGCACCGGATGCCACAACGCATCCAGCAGCCACCAGCCCAGCAGGAACAAGATGACGATGAAGCCGCCGGTCAGGTGCACCGACAACACGCCGACGAGCGCCAACGCGGCTAGCGGGATGCGGTCGCGGTGCCGCAACGTCGAGACAATCAGCAGAAACGTCGGGATCGCGACGCCGTAGGCCGCCAGGTTGGGCATCGCGGCCACCCCGAACTCCACGTAGGGCACCGAGGTGAACGACGCGGACAGCGCGGCCGCGGTACCCGCGATCGCGGCCGCGCGGCCCGGCGTCAGCACCGGGCGCAGCAGATGCCAGGTCAGCATCGCCGCGCTGGTCGGGAACAGCCAGATCGAGGCCGCCACCGAACTCAGGGTGTAGCCGGTGGTCGGCGCCGCACCCGTGAGCTGGCAGAACACCGCGGTCAGGGCGTGGAACACCGACGGGTAGTACAGCGCCTGGTGGGTCTCGACGTTGCGCAGCTCACCCATATGGGTGGAGGACGCCTGCCCGGTGTCGAGCATGAAGCGCACCTCGTTGGCGTGCCACACCGCATCCCAGGTGCTGGGGACGGTCTGCCAGTGGGCCGCCAGCCCGCGATAGGCCGCCCACATGATCAGCAGCGTGCCGAGCAGCACTCCGGCGGTGACCGCGAGCGCCGGCCAGCCCGCGATCCCACGCGCCTCGGCGTCGGTGTCGCGGTAGCGGGCGAGTAGTAGCTGCAAACCCGTCGCCACCACACACACGACGGCGAGCGCCGCCAGCGCAGTCCAACCGTTCCAAGGGATTCCGAGCGCACCGTAGGGAATGATCGCCAGCGCGACGACACCGTAGGTCAGTGCCGGGCCGACTGCGACCGCGATTGGCCACGTCAGCTGGGCGATACGCGCAACGATTGTCCCCGGGGCGATCAGTAAAAACAGTGCGATCAGCGTTCCGATCCAGAGCCCCACTCGACTAGTATGGCTGGCCGGGTGACCTGGCTCGGGAAGCCACCGGCTGGCTCTAGCGTCTGTGGCACCCGTTACCGTCACAATTTCGCTCTAGTGCGGAAGCTCTAAGGTGGCTGGCATGGCTTATGACGTCGCCCGGGTGCGCGGACTGCATCCGTCACTGGGTGACGGATGGGTGCACTTCGACGCGCCGTCCGGGATGTTGATTCCCGATTCCGTTGCGACGACGGTCTCGACGGCGTTCCGCCGCTCCAGCGCCACCACCGTGGGTGCGCACCCGTCGGCGCAGCGCAGTGCCGCCGTCCTCGACGCGGCGCGCTCGGCCGTGGCCGATCTGTTCAACGCCGACCCGGCCGGCATCGTGCTGGGCGCCGACCGCGCGATCCTGCTGTCCTCGCTCGCCGAGGCGTCGTCCTCGCGGGCCGGCCTGGGCTACGAGGTGGTCGTCAGCCGCCTGGACGACGAGGCAAACATCGCCCCGTGGCTACGGGCGGCGCACCGCTACGGCGCCAAGGTGAAGTGGGCCGAGGTCGACATCGAAAACGGTGAGCTGCCGACGTGGCAGTGGGAGAGCTTGATTGGGAAATCGACGCGACTGGTCGCGGTCACCTCGGCGTCGGGGACGCTGGGCACAGTCACCGATCTGCGGGCGATGACCAAGCTGGTCCACGACGTCGGCGGGCTGGTGATCGTCGATCATTCCGCGGCCGCGCCCTACCGACTGCTCGACATCAAGGAAACAGAGGTCGACGTGGTCGCGGTGAACGCGCTCGCCTGGGGCGGCCCGCCGATCGGGGCGATCGTGTTTCGCGATCCGGCTCTGATCAACTCGTTCAGCTCGGTCTCCACCGATCCCAACGCCACCGGCCCGGCACGCCTTGAGGTGGGCGCGCATCAGTTCGGGCTGCTGGCCGGCGTCGTTGCCAGCATCGAATACCTTGCGGCATTGGATGAATCGGCCCGCGGCAGCCGGCGTGAGCGACTCTCGGTCTCGATGCAATCGGCCGCCTCGTATCTCAACCGGATCTTCGACTACCTGATGGTCTCGTTGCGATCTCTGCCGTTGATGATGCTGATCGGTCGCCCGGAGGTGCGGATACCTCTCGTCAGCTTCGCGTTGCAGGGCGTGCCCGCCGAGCGGGTCGTGCAGCGCTTGGCGGACAACGGAATTCTGGCCGTCTCGAACGAGAGTTCACGCGTGCTGGATGCCTTGGGCGCCAATGATGTTGGCGGCGCGGTGACGGTCGGGCTGGCGCACTACTCGACGATGGCCGAGGTCGATCAGCTGGTGCGCGCGCTGGCGTCGTTGGGTTGACCCGCCCTCGCGTTACGCCGCCCGCCCTCGCGCCGCCCGCCCTCGGGCCGAGTGTGCATTCAGGTCGTCCTAGTTGCACACTGGCAGCCCTGACTGCACACTCAACGGCCCAGCTAGACGGTCAGCACGATCTTTCCGTGCACGTCGCCCGACACCAGCCGCTGATGCGCTTCGCCGGCTTGCTGAATCGGTATGCGCGCGCCGATGAACGGACGGACCCGGCCGTCGGCGATCATCGGCCACACCGACGCCGTCACCGCGGCCACGATCTCGCCCTTACTGTTCGGGCCGCTCACCGGTCGGCCACGCAGCGTGGTGCCGATCACGTGTAAACGCTTGGGCAGCAGCTTGCCGATGTTGAGCTCGGCCTTGAGCCCGCCCTGCATGCCGATGATCACCAACTGTCCGTCGGTGGCCAGGGCGTCGAGATTGCGATCCAGATAGGAGGCACCCATGATGTCGAAGATCACGTCGGCGCCGCCGGCCTCCTGCAGCCGCGCGACGAAGTCCTCGTCGCGGTAGTTGACGGTGATCTCGGCACCCAGGTCGCGGCAGGTCTGCAGCTTCTCCTCGGAACCAGCGGTGACCGCCACCCGGGCGCCCAAGGCGCGCGCGACCTGAATCGCGTGGGTTCCGATGCCGCTGGCCCCGCCGTGCATCAATAGCAGCTGGCCCTCGCTCAGGTGCGCGGTGAGCACCAGATTCGACCACACCGTGCAGGCCACCTCGGGTAGGCCCGCGGCGTCCTCCAGCGTGACGCCGTCCGGAATCGGCAGCACCTGAGGCGCCGGAACCGCGACGTATTCGGCGTAGCCGCCACCGGCCAGCAACGCGCAAACTTCTTGTCCGACAGACCATTCCGCGACACCGGAGCCCACTGAGGCGATGACGCCGGATACCTCCATGCCGATGATGTCGCTGGCTCCCGGCGGGGGCGGATACTTGCCGGCGGCCTGCAGCACGTCGGCACGGTTGACGCCGGCCGCGGTGACCTTGATCAGCACCTCGTCGGCCCCGGCGGAGACATCGGGGACCTCTTGCCAGACGAGTCGGTCGGCGGATTCGGCGACGATGGCGCGCATGCGGGCCACGGTACTAGCCCCGTTACCCTTGTCAGCGGTGGCGTGGCAGAGCGGCCTAATGCACTCGCCTTGAAAGCGAGAGACGGCTAAAACCGTCCGGGGGTTCAAATCCCTCCGCCACCGCGGTGTTCAGCGGCGAGCCGGATCGGGCGTCTTCGTGCAGCGAAGAATGGCGCCGATTCCGTCGGCCGGGGCGATTCGCTCGTCGGTATGCACCACCGACGCGCCCGCCGAAATCGCCAATAGCGGCAATGCCTCGTCGGCCCGCAGCGTCTTGGCCGCAGCGGCGCCCTGTTCCGAGAGCATGTCGGCGTTGGGCGCGACGGTCGTCATTTCCGCGTCGGCAACCACGGTGGCGCCATCGATCTCGCCGATGATCATCGTGTCGACCGCCCCCCGACGCAGCGCCGAACAGACGGCGCCGAGGCCCTCGGCGGCCAGCCCGGAATTCCGGCCCATTTCGGCGTTGAAGCGTGCCGTCGCGTTGTCGATCAGATTGAGGCGTCGACGCAGCAGTGTTGTGTCGATGGCCCGTTGAATCTCCTCAAAGTCGTATCCACCTCGACCGACGCCGATCGGTAGCGATGTGGCGCGATCCCTCAGCCGTTCCGGGAGCTTCGCCAGCAGCTTCGCGCGCAGCTCCCCGTCGCCGACCAGGAATATCGCTTGCAAAGACCAGTTGTCGACCAGTTCGCCAACTCGGTCGGCGATCGCGTTCCGCGGCGAGGCGTCGCCCGCCGGCGGTTGCGCTGCGGCAGCGTCGGGTGCGCAATCATTGCTCGCCTCGACCGTCTCCGAGCGCCGGATGACGTCGTGGATGGTGATCAGCGCGCCCCCGGCATCGGCCACCACCAGGAGATAACTCGAGTGCTCGAACCCGTGTTCAAGAATGGGGACGATGTAGGGCAACTCGGACACACGCACGATCGGTTCGGCTGCGGCCCGAACCAGGTACTCGTTGAGCACGATGCCGGTGGCGCCCGCGATCACCGCGCGCCCGCCGCGGTGTATCGGTGGATCGAGTTCTGTGACGGCGTATTCGATGTCGGCGATGACCGAGTCGTGCGCTCCCTGCCACTTCAGTTGTTCGCGCAATGCCGGCCATTGACGACGGGCCTGAGCAGCTGCGTCATCGGCATTCTCCGTGTCCGCGAAGAACACCGAGGCGAACGGCCCCGGTGTGGCCAGCAGTGGCCGGAAGCGGTCGGATTGCATCTGTGTGTTTGCCCGGTGTGCGGTGATGCAAAACACATGCACGATTGCCCAGGCAAGTTCGATGTCGTCCGCCGGGTTCCGCTGCGCGCGCTCAGACTGTCGGGATCTGCGCCGCGATGGTGTTCATCAGCGCCGCGTAACGGCGCAGTTCCGGATCGCGGCCGGGTTTGCCGCTGCTGATCAGGCCCGCGGCCAGGCTGCGCTCGGGGTCGGCCCAGATCGCGATATTGCTCAAGCCCAGACTGCCGAAAGCGGCCGGTGCATTGCGCCCGAACGGCCCCCATCGGTTCGTGCCGAGGATGAAGCCCGTCCCCCAACGAGCCGGCATCAGCCCCACCGCGAAATCCGGGCGCAACCGCCGGGATTCGGCCACCGCGCCGCGCAGCGTTTCCGCCTGCAGGACCCGCACCCCATCGAGTTCGCCATAGCGGCGCCAAATTTCGGCGAAGCGTGACATCTCGTTGGCGGTCGACACGGTGTTCGACGACGGGATCAC encodes:
- a CDS encoding SPFH domain-containing protein encodes the protein MLGYRVPAPDEAMLISGAKAKGDAPFRVVTGHGAFVLPFFRKARFLTLAMCESEVAEKCVTQQGITLNVRAVIAFKVGNDTESIISAAQRFLSEQDQMSVLTGRIFAGHLRSIIGSMTVEQIIRERQKLATEVLDGSKEEMARIGLAVDALQIQSIDDDGLGYINAMSAPHNAAIQQMAQIAQAQANQKAAEAEQESQRQQAEFARQTAVVKAQYKAEVDKAQAEAAQSGPLAEAEAQREVLAMRTELAQRAAELRQQELVAEVVKPAEAEAERVRILAVADAERMKILAEAAASHNRVALDKALIDQLPDIVERAAAGLAGANLTVLNGADGLSQVASGLVSQGKAIFDALRGEIVEYDDNATPQ
- a CDS encoding C39 family peptidase gives rise to the protein MITTKLGVVAGKAARTIGLAVFAVGLTLGFATGLAHADDTTTGGMYGDPTAAAAFWRPQTYDDCALMAAADVIGEATGHQVSEQEIIALAQKLPSQTHPGSIYTVPKDTNDPNSGQGTSPNDLPLLLAHYGVAATLTNTSDAPTTGVATGMAALKRYLAGGRKVIVEVNGELIWGQPVDAKDRNGEPTSDHAVVVTGVDVVNGKVHMNDSGASDGADETVSLEVFAKAWATSDDEMIVTDATR
- a CDS encoding ABC transporter permease; this encodes MTFIDAAAQSRTFTRARGDLVDGFRRRELWLHLGWQDIKQRYRRSVLGPFWITIATGTTAVAMGGLYSKLFHLDLSVHLPYVTLGLIIWNLINAAILEGADVFVANEGLIKQLPTPLSVHVYRLVWRQFILFAHNIVIYLVVAIIYPKPWSWADLSVIPALALIVLNCIWVSLCFGILATRYRDIGPLLFSIVQLLFFMTPIIWNDDTLRQQGAGRWSSIVELNPLLHYLDIVRAPLLGAHQEMRHWTVVLVLTVVGWILAAFAMRQYRARVPYWV
- a CDS encoding glycosyltransferase, producing the protein MSESIFAVVVTHRRPDELAKSLDMLSAQTRLPDHLIVVDNDGGADGRIRDLVAAQPISTTYLASSRNLGGAGGFALGMLHALAGGADWVWLADDDGRPQDSRVLATLLGCAEKHGLAEVSPMVCDLDDPERLAFPLRRGLVWRRRASELRTEPGQDLLPGIASLFNGALFRASTLDAVGVPDMRLFIRGDEVELHRRLVRSGLPFGTCLDTIYLHPCGSDEFKPILGGRMHTQYPDSPTKRFYTYRNRGYLLSQPGLRKLLVQEWVRFGWFFLISQRDPRGLLEWIRLRRLGRREQFGKPGGSG
- a CDS encoding ABC transporter ATP-binding protein, whose amino-acid sequence is MSGPRGPHIETSNAWVEFPIFDAKSRSLKKAFLGKAGGTIGRNNSNVVVVEALRDITMSLELGDRVGLVGHNGAGKSTLLRLLSGIYEPTRGWAKVTGRVAPVFDLGVGMDPEISGYENIIIRGLFLGQTRKQMLAKVDEIAEFTELGDYLSMPLRTYSTGMRVRLAMGVVTSIDPEILLLDEGIGAVDADFLKKAQSRLQGLVERSGILVFASHSNEFLARLCKTAMWIDHGVIRQTGGIEDVVRAYEGEDAARHVREVLEETRLQIQADKPLAQSASGDE
- a CDS encoding bacterial proteasome activator family protein; the encoded protein is MVTGLTNGNDDDGVEIIGGVDPRIMAIREAADDDDSDERSVTDLIEQPAKVMRIGTMIKQLLEEVRAAPLDDASRKRLRDIHAKSIRELEEGLAPELREELDRLTLPFNEDAEPSDAELRIAQAQLVGWLEGLFHGIQTALFAQQMAARAQLEQMRQGALPPGTVRPGHGPGSGTGQYL
- a CDS encoding DUF6541 family protein → MGLWIGTLIALFLLIAPGTIVARIAQLTWPIAVAVGPALTYGVVALAIIPYGALGIPWNGWTALAALAVVCVVATGLQLLLARYRDTDAEARGIAGWPALAVTAGVLLGTLLIMWAAYRGLAAHWQTVPSTWDAVWHANEVRFMLDTGQASSTHMGELRNVETHQALYYPSVFHALTAVFCQLTGAAPTTGYTLSSVAASIWLFPTSAAMLTWHLLRPVLTPGRAAAIAGTAAALSASFTSVPYVEFGVAAMPNLAAYGVAIPTFLLIVSTLRHRDRIPLAALALVGVLSVHLTGGFIVILFLLGWWLLDALWHPVRGRLPDVGILAAVAAPTALILAPQFIGVLRQADIIAGHAFPSFKSVKQGVIDALLLHTRHLNDFPTQYGLVALVYLGMAYLLYKRIWWPVAVWLVLTVATIYSGAPFHNPLGAAIEGLSTFFYNDPRRLTSVVTMLVTPMAAIALFGAVVLLVAIAKRITGRFKRLPTPIWASATAVLLVFSTVFIGRHYLYRHIVLFGDKYDSVMIDQRDLMAMAYLAKLPGAHDTLIGNANTDGTAWMYAVADLHPLWTHYDYPQQTGPGPERYIIWAFARRGDSDPRVVEAIKALNIRYIYTSSPTVRGFAVPDGLVSLEKSKSWALIYDNGGARIYEWRGNATPPRP
- a CDS encoding cysteine desulfurase-like protein, with protein sequence MAYDVARVRGLHPSLGDGWVHFDAPSGMLIPDSVATTVSTAFRRSSATTVGAHPSAQRSAAVLDAARSAVADLFNADPAGIVLGADRAILLSSLAEASSSRAGLGYEVVVSRLDDEANIAPWLRAAHRYGAKVKWAEVDIENGELPTWQWESLIGKSTRLVAVTSASGTLGTVTDLRAMTKLVHDVGGLVIVDHSAAAPYRLLDIKETEVDVVAVNALAWGGPPIGAIVFRDPALINSFSSVSTDPNATGPARLEVGAHQFGLLAGVVASIEYLAALDESARGSRRERLSVSMQSAASYLNRIFDYLMVSLRSLPLMMLIGRPEVRIPLVSFALQGVPAERVVQRLADNGILAVSNESSRVLDALGANDVGGAVTVGLAHYSTMAEVDQLVRALASLG
- a CDS encoding NAD(P)H-quinone oxidoreductase, with protein sequence MRAIVAESADRLVWQEVPDVSAGADEVLIKVTAAGVNRADVLQAAGKYPPPPGASDIIGMEVSGVIASVGSGVAEWSVGQEVCALLAGGGYAEYVAVPAPQVLPIPDGVTLEDAAGLPEVACTVWSNLVLTAHLSEGQLLLMHGGASGIGTHAIQVARALGARVAVTAGSEEKLQTCRDLGAEITVNYRDEDFVARLQEAGGADVIFDIMGASYLDRNLDALATDGQLVIIGMQGGLKAELNIGKLLPKRLHVIGTTLRGRPVSGPNSKGEIVAAVTASVWPMIADGRVRPFIGARIPIQQAGEAHQRLVSGDVHGKIVLTV